Within the Montipora foliosa isolate CH-2021 chromosome 11, ASM3666993v2, whole genome shotgun sequence genome, the region AGAATGTACAGAtttatgaaaaatggtttgagGGCCTAACCAGGGAATTAGAGCTTCTTGTTTTCAGGATTAAGCTTTCGTCAGGAATCCCCCACCCTGACCTCCCCTTGGAAGTGTGCACCATTTCTTATGgtacttgcatgaatttttcaggcagTTACAGCGAGCAAAGGTCAGAGATTCCTCAATTCCATTGGCCATTGCTACACTATTGCAAGTATAGTAAAGTCAGAGCTACGAATCCTTAAGACATTGGACTATCATATCCTCATAACAACACCTCTTACATTTCTGGAAACAATTTTGGAGATACTGGGTAAGTGAAAATTTTGACTTTGTCTGAAGTCTAATAATGCCAGTCGATCTTTCACAAGAATAAACTGTCATTTCTGGTTTGGTTTTTTCAAATGAgttgttaaagaaatatttgtgAGCTGTCATTTTGAGGAttagcctttttttttcagcggGAGGTTGCTCATTGTCATTTTTATTCTTACTACTTACTAGCTCTGATCATTACTGTTCGCTACCATTCAATTTTGTTAGCTATTggttttaacaattattcctttcCATTTCATTTTTCCACTAAGGACACAATGATTCCCGCTCACAGGTTAAACTCCTACACGAATCCAGTGTGAAACTCCTTGACATAGTTTACCTCAAGTTTGACGAAATCTACAACAAGCTGTGCATGGCTGCGACAGGAGAGAATTGCATAAATGACAGGCAAAAGCTCTCTGTTTTAGCAAATGACCTCATGTTGCTTGCTGTGTCAGTAATTGGAGCAGCATCCTATGTTGTAAACCAGGCCACAAGTGATATGGTTTGTTTAAAATAATCttgtgttaattttttttgcttctaATTTTTGGTATTTAAGATGAAACAAGCCTGTACCTAAGctttaaagataaaaaaaggTAGTGACATTACTGCACTCTTCCAGATTTACCATTATCATGGGCTAATGAAGACTGTTTTTCTGGTTATGTAGGTTGTGGAACAACTTGGACGGATCACTCAAATTCCAGTGGACGATATATTAGATTTTGCCACCATTATAATAGAGCATACATTATAGATGTAAGACCCAAGttacttatttttttgttgaaccAGTGGAGAACACATAGAAAGTGAAGACAATGGGCAAGGGAGATCCAAAACAATAAGTTAAAATTTTCGCATCTTCCACCCAGAAAATACTGCTCTTTTAATGGCATTGCTTTCCTTTTGGACATGGCCTTACATGTAACTGACAACAAATCTCTTGAATACCCTCCTGGGTGAGACAGAAAGCTTGCCCCCTGGCATACCTTGTTAGATTCAGCAAAGAAACTACCCTACTTGGTCTTGCATTGCTATagttatttattattcattctATCCAATCTGATACCCAGAAAATCCATCTTTGGCCTCTGATTGGATAGTCTATACCAAAGAATGTGAATTACTACAAAGTGGTATGACAGCTAAAGCTACCAATAAAATTGTACACTTATTTTATACAgaaatttatttgatttgcTTAACAAAATGGCAATGTACAGAACATAAACGAACACTTTCCATGACAAATTTACAATGAAAATCTGCTTTCACACTATTTCCACTTCAATAATGCATAAATAGAAATCTATTTTGCCATCTGCATGTTGTCACCTCATAAATATAATCTGAACGTATTTCTACCATAAAAATATTACTTAAGTTATCACAGGgttgtttttcttgtgcttCAATGAGAATCAGTCCGATATCTTTTTAATGGTGGAGATCCACTTCCCTGCAAAGCATTGAAGGAAAAGGTGTGTTAACAAAATGGATGAAAAAACAGATTCCATAACACATCAGGCAATGACAATGTAAACTAGGGGAAGCATCAAGAGAAATCTATAATAATTATCTATTTGCTCACTTTTTGGTGGAAAGGCAGAACTTCATAATGATGCAAATACATTTGAATGGTGATGTACAGTGTAGCTATGCTAAAATCCAAGGGTAAACAAAGATATGGTGATGATGATCTACTATTACCAACCTCTGGATTGCAATCCTTGTCTAGCACACTAGTGATGTCAGTGGTCATTTGAGAAGAGAGCCCCTCAATGTCATTGGAAGGATCATCTCCGACACCTGCCAGATCGGTCACAGGTTGCAGTGAACTTTCAGTTGCAACATCAAAGTCTTGGGAGTCCTCATCATCTGGAACCATTCCTATTCCAAGTCTGTACGAAATTGTTGCACTCTCGTCACTAAACACAACAAATTATAAAATGTAGTCAAAATATACCATTGACTTATTATCATTACTTGTTTCCTGCTGAATTctgtttctattgtttattgTTAAGGCCCTCTATTTataaatgacaaattaaaacaacaaatgacccttgtttttctgttttcctcTAACAtagaaatacatgtactgtaccttATCCATTTCGAGTAAGTTGATTCACTTCTGCATAATTGTGGAGATTGTAACAAGACTGGTGCATAGATATTAGAGGAACCCAAGCCTAGCAATCATCACCCAtttaaaaacaaggaaaatatttttcagctaCCTTCCGAGAGATGGTACCATATTGCTTTCATCTCCTTCAAATCCATTTTGAGCATCGTCGACACCAGTGTCATCttcattattttcttcatcGTTGTCATCGTCCTCCatgtcattgtcatcattatcatcatcatcattg harbors:
- the LOC137977464 gene encoding cyclin N-terminal domain-containing protein 1-like is translated as MHRSRIFGTPPEPVFNMKSACLPPELLEESLYVLADKNEKNMDDASRIQGFFKGGNTAEYVFLLCEEMGLPSQTRFLAIEIFDRFMAKHVCGLYELIRSNSETNQQRNWKEVENRVKTQLPLRVMSCVQLASKLTSHYKAVTASKGQRFLNSIGHCYTIASIVKSELRILKTLDYHILITTPLTFLETILEILGHNDSRSQVKLLHESSVKLLDIVYLKFDEIYNKLCMAATGENCINDRQKLSVLANDLMLLAVSVIGAASYVVNQATSDMVVEQLGRITQIPVDDILDFATIIIEHTL